One Nitrospirota bacterium genomic region harbors:
- a CDS encoding CsgG/HfaB family protein — MTMRRRLSDAACLVAAVSLSACATQHLNVAMQAPAPVNLKAKGVHALAVLPFEGPGESGTRLADLVTGKLAEGPDFTIVEREKLRALESEQVLGMAGVVDGRTAAKAGKVLGADALLVGKAEQAYRTAEKITPKTRYLEAVGHVRAAAEPHRRLEEEK; from the coding sequence ATGACGATGCGCCGGCGCCTCAGCGATGCGGCCTGTCTTGTCGCGGCGGTCAGCCTCTCCGCCTGTGCGACCCAACACCTGAATGTCGCCATGCAGGCCCCGGCCCCGGTGAATCTGAAAGCCAAGGGCGTGCACGCCCTTGCGGTCTTGCCCTTTGAGGGGCCGGGAGAATCCGGGACACGGCTCGCGGATCTCGTCACGGGCAAGCTCGCGGAGGGACCGGACTTCACGATCGTGGAACGGGAGAAGCTGCGCGCACTCGAGAGCGAGCAGGTGCTTGGGATGGCCGGCGTGGTGGACGGGAGAACGGCCGCCAAGGCCGGAAAGGTGCTCGGGGCGGATGCGCTGCTCGTCGGCAAGGCGGAACAGGCCTATCGGACGGCGGAGAAAATCACGCCCAAGACGCGCTACCTGGAGGCCGTAGGACACGTCCGGGCCGCGGCGGAGCCGCACCGGAGGCTCGAAGAAGAAAAATAG